One stretch of Dehalococcoidia bacterium DNA includes these proteins:
- a CDS encoding HD-GYP domain-containing protein: protein SARVADIAQTLAKAIGLPEKELADLYASSLLHDVGKVGIPDAVLTKLDALTAKEWDIIKKHSAEGARIVGYVKGLAALVPVILHHHEWYDGTGYPDGLKGEEIPLAARIISLVDAYDTMTTSRPYREVISRQEACKELKRQSGTQFDPELVEAFCRVMAQGIGD from the coding sequence ACTCAGCGAGGGTCGCCGATATAGCACAAACCCTGGCCAAAGCCATAGGGCTGCCGGAAAAGGAACTGGCCGACCTCTATGCTTCCTCCCTCCTCCACGATGTCGGCAAGGTGGGTATCCCCGATGCAGTCCTCACCAAACTCGATGCACTGACAGCGAAGGAATGGGACATCATTAAGAAGCACTCGGCTGAAGGGGCAAGGATCGTCGGTTACGTCAAGGGGCTGGCAGCGCTGGTGCCGGTAATCCTGCACCACCACGAGTGGTATGACGGCACCGGTTACCCCGACGGACTGAAGGGGGAGGAGATACCCCTCGCCGCCAGGATAATTAGCTTGGTAGACGCCTATGACACCATGACCACCTCTCGCCCCTATCGAGAGGTTATTTCTCGTCAGGAGGCTTGTAAGGAGCTCAAACGCCAATCGGGCACCCAGTTCGACCCCGAGCTGGTGGAGGCGTTCTGCCGGGTCATGGCTCAGGGGATTGGAGATTAG